In the Nitrospirota bacterium genome, one interval contains:
- a CDS encoding OsmC family protein, whose protein sequence is MEDNSADKLEESLEGYKGKILEVNKGFLEWDKDLIFRVRTQMGYEIDYDANLQWGCAPTETLLASVAGCMAIDVLFFLKKMRAEIKDFRIDFTGVRRQEPPQYYRSMDLFIKVKGEGITPKKMDRAISLSHDKYCSVYNALRKEIEVTTRYTINEG, encoded by the coding sequence ATGGAAGATAACAGCGCTGATAAATTAGAAGAATCCCTGGAAGGTTATAAGGGAAAGATACTTGAGGTGAACAAGGGCTTCCTTGAATGGGACAAAGATTTGATATTTAGGGTCAGGACGCAGATGGGATATGAGATAGATTATGACGCGAATCTCCAGTGGGGCTGCGCTCCCACGGAAACGCTATTGGCAAGCGTTGCCGGATGCATGGCTATCGATGTGCTCTTTTTCCTTAAAAAGATGAGGGCAGAGATCAAAGACTTCAGGATAGATTTTACCGGGGTAAGAAGGCAGGAACCTCCCCAGTATTACAGATCAATGGACCTCTTCATAAAGGTCAAAGGTGAAGGCATCACGCCTAAAAAGATGGACCGGGCGATCTCACTTTCGCACGATAAATACTGTTCGGTCTATAACGCCTTAAGAAAAGAGATCGAGGTCACAACGCGCTACACGATAAACGAGGGTTAG